The Pusillibacter faecalis genome has a window encoding:
- a CDS encoding DNA-methyltransferase → MNGLKTDTIINRDALYALRELPEESVHCCVTSPPYYALRDYGLDMQIGREDTPEQYIDRLTEVFRELRRVLRSDGTLWLNIADTYCGTGNKGYHADPKNPKGRNGQQIARNNRVSGCKQKDLIGIPWLLAFALRADGWYLRSDIIWQKENPMPESVKDRPTRCYEHIFLLTKSKKYFYDAAAIAEPLAPTTAARYRTGRSAGQKYADEVPGQGNVQGLNRARSGSYYDEALMPTMRNRRDVWLINTVPYKGGHFAAFPPKLAETCIKAGCPKGGVVLDPFFGSGTTGAAARQLDRHYIGIEINAEYCALARARIGGTEK, encoded by the coding sequence ATGAACGGGCTGAAAACTGACACCATCATCAACCGGGACGCGCTCTATGCCTTGCGGGAGCTTCCAGAGGAAAGCGTACACTGTTGCGTCACAAGCCCGCCCTACTATGCGCTTAGAGATTATGGGCTTGATATGCAGATTGGGCGGGAGGACACGCCGGAGCAGTACATTGACAGGCTGACCGAGGTTTTCCGCGAGCTGCGCCGGGTACTGCGTTCTGACGGTACGCTCTGGCTGAATATCGCGGACACTTACTGCGGCACAGGAAATAAAGGCTACCATGCAGACCCGAAGAACCCGAAAGGCAGAAACGGACAGCAGATTGCAAGAAACAACCGCGTTTCCGGCTGCAAACAAAAGGACTTAATCGGTATTCCTTGGCTTTTAGCCTTTGCCCTACGCGCTGACGGGTGGTATTTACGGAGCGACATTATCTGGCAGAAAGAAAACCCCATGCCGGAGAGCGTGAAAGACCGCCCTACCCGCTGCTATGAACATATCTTTCTGCTTACGAAGTCAAAGAAGTATTTTTATGACGCAGCCGCCATAGCCGAGCCGTTAGCCCCCACAACGGCGGCGCGGTACCGCACCGGGCGCAGCGCGGGACAGAAATATGCGGACGAAGTACCCGGACAGGGGAACGTACAGGGGCTTAACCGGGCGCGAAGCGGCAGCTACTACGACGAAGCCCTCATGCCGACCATGCGGAACAGGCGGGACGTGTGGCTTATCAATACCGTTCCCTACAAGGGCGGGCATTTCGCCGCGTTCCCGCCAAAACTTGCCGAAACCTGTATCAAGGCGGGCTGTCCGAAAGGCGGCGTTGTGCTTGACCCCTTTTTCGGCAGCGGCACGACGGGGGCAGCCGCAAGGCAGCTTGACAGGCATTATATAGGCATTGAGATAAACGCCGAGTATTGCGCCCTTGCAAGGGCGCGGATTGGAGGGACAGAAAAATAA